The sequence ggctcccagcacccagctcctgcACTGTTCCATGGCACCCACTGAGGACACCTGGTCCCTCATCCTCTGGCCTCCCTGGCACAGGTCCTGGCTGGGGACAaggaccccccccagcccaggcagacccccacagcacccctgcaGCCACAGGGGATGGGTTTCTCAAGCCACCCGCCTGCTCTggccccacgtccccatggCTGAGCGCTGCCGGAGCAGGAGCATCCCAGTCCAACCACCACCCGAGCGCTGCCGGAGCAGGAGCATCCTGGTCCAGCCATCTCCTGCATCCCGGCATCCCAACCGGCATCCCGGTCTGGTTGTCACCCACCACACCGGTGGGAAGGGAAACACTTCGATGTTTCCACCACGGTGCCGGCCCCTCATGCCCAAGGCCAGCACGGTTCATCCCCTCCCCTGCAGCGCCGTGCCGCAGCCGCGGTAAGTCCCCAGTGGAGGGAGGGCACCTTGTCACCATTTCCCCATTTCATCTCTCGCCGGGGAGGGTGTGGGACGGGGCGAAGCCCCAGGCGGGACCCGGCAGCACCCTCCTGGGCCACCCCGGACCCCCGtgatgcccagggctgggacgTCACCTCCGGGCACTGGGCTAGGGGCGGTCAGGGAGCAGTGGCCTCGTAGCAGAGCTCTTCACGGAGGCCACATCCAGCCCGCCCAGGGCACGTGCTCGGGCGttctccccctcccagccccttggGAGCCCCAGACCCGGGAGATGCTGCGACCGCCCCATGTGAGTGGTAAcagcccccgtccccccgcgcTGACCCGGCCCTGGGGGCAAAGGGGCTTTGCAGAGCCCAGCGAGGGGCTGCAGCGCACGGGACCGTGGGTGGGGACGACCAAGCCAGGACTCATTTGTCCTGCTGCATCCCGGAACATTCCGGCCCCTCTGGTCCCCACTCCGCTCCCCGTCCCTTTGCTGCCACAAAAGAGTTTTCCATTTGCTCCGGGCACGGGAATCGTCTCTCCCGGATGCCCGGAGTTCCCATCGCCCCCGCGGCCCCATCTCCTCCCCCGCCAAACCCGGGTCCATCCACCTCCCGCTCTTCCGCCCTCCATCCCAGGTTCgtcccccccaacccctgcagcccctcctggggcaaaaccacccccaaacccctccacGTGGCTCCGGCACTCACCGGCACggggggcagctgggcagccccgcCGAGCGCTGCCGATCTCCGGCGAGGGCCCACCACTGCACCCGGCCCCCGGCGGCATCTGTCGTCAGCAAGGAGGGAGGAAACTCATCTGttttgaagaggaaattaaaaaaatcaacagtaaAACCTCAAACGTTGACCCACATCCGCTACCACAACGGGAAAAACTTAATGAGCTGCCGACGTGGGCGAGGGTGGCTAATAATAGCCCGGGCACCAATCGAGCCACCCAGGTCGCCCTTGCCATGGGCGAGAGGGCACCCATCTTCTGGAGGGGTCCCCTGCACCCAGTCTGCTCCAAGGGTGTCTGTGACACCCCAATGGGGGGGATCCCGAGGCCCTGAGGTCTCCTCAGTGGCCGGTGCCGAGTCCCCAGACAGCACGCGGTGCCGGGTGGGCTCTGCACAGGGGatgcgaggaggaggagggtggttTGCTTCGCACCCCGCAACGCCCAGCTCCCTCCCGGCCGAGCACCCCGGGTTCTGCACGCCGTGCCAAGCCACTGCTGCCACCGCGCTGGATGGGCCTGTGGCACACGTGGCTTATCGCCGGCTAGCCAGGCGAGTCCAGCGTGGCCGCAGGAAGGGGATTCgaagcagctctgcccaggggGGACAAGGCGGGCTGGGGTGGCTCTTGGGGTGACAGCTAAAGCCGTCCCAGGCTCAAAGGGTGGCAAGGGGGTGATGGAGGCGGTTGTCCCCATGGGTTATTTGCCAAGCTGGGATGGCATCTTCAATCCCACCCTGGCACCTTCAATCCCGCCCTCCAGCATCTCCTCCAGCGCCGGGATAAACGCACCCGGTGACGAGGACGGCCCCACCGAGGACATCTTTGATGTGGGGAGAGCGCTCACCTCCAGCGGGGACATCATGGCCACCGAGGTGACATCCCTGGTCCCTCATCCACACCTCCGGGTTCCCCGGGAGACGGGTTTCAGCCCTAATCGTAGCCGGGAGCCTGGGCGCTGCCTCGGCGCAAGCCACGATCCCAtcaaaaaaggcaaggaagCTCCCGGCATGGCGCTGGCCGGGAATCGGGCTGCCCGCGGGAGGGATATTTTTAGCCTGCGCGTGTTTGCGGATAAAGCCCTGAATTCACCATTCCTTCAGCCCGCCCGGGGTTTCGGGGGGGTCCGGGTGACGCGGGAGCCGCTTCGCCCAGCACATCCCCTGCGAAGGATGGGCACGGCCCCGCTCGGCATCGCCCCTCATGCGGCTCCGCTCTGGGGTGGGAGCGGGAAGACGGCCTCATTCTGCTCCCCGGTCGTATCCAGCACCCGCACCCCCCCAGCAGGGATGCCTGGGGGGGGCCGCAGACCCCAAGGGTCAGGGGACATTTCGTTTAATGGCCGAGGGACCCAGGATGCCACCAGGGTCTGAATATTGATATTTCTGGTGCTGATGGAAGCCGGGGGGGCTCCCAGTTTAACCACGATCCTGGAGCAAACCGTTGCCCCCCCAGATTTCCGAGGCATTGCCACCCTCACGCCCGCTCCCACCGCAGTTTGCTCCCAGCCGCACACGCCCGGCATCGCTGCAGCCAGACGCTGAGCGGGAGCCAGCCCGTGGTCCATCCTCCGTCTCTCCCGGTTATTCCCCTCTGCAAACGCCTTCGCTGGGTGCCTGCAGGGCTCTGAAGATGCTCTGACCTCCTCGCCGGCCCCCgggcctttttttccccccggcAGAagcagcccccgccgcggggagccgggATGGGGCCCTGGCTGGCTCGAAGCCCGGAAGGGTTTTCCCATAAAAGCCCGGCGAGGAGCGAAAATGGCTGTGGGCAGAGCGAGGGCGAGCAGAGGGATGCGCAGcgatggggacccccccccccatcgcTCACCAgccatgggggtccctggggaggagggggacacccccccccaatcCAGGGAAGCGGGGACCCCAAGGGCAAAGCCCCCTCGGCGTGGCGGAGGGTGTCAGCAGCCGCACGGAGCATCCCTGCGGGGAGAGCCCCAGGATGGGGCAGGATTAAAccccaggagcagggagagcccgtggggggtccccaagcaCAGGCGGAGGAGCGGGGGGGCCGTCGgtgtgggggctgggggagggggggcacaGCCACACGAAGCGGCTCTTCAGCGAGTGCTTTTTTGCATCAATAATTAACGGCGGCTGCATCGCATCGGAGCAGGACACCAGGACACGGCCTCGGGGAGCCGccgggatgggggggggggtggggaggggggggatcGAGCGGGGGTTTGGGTGGTCCCGCTGCCTTTTCACCCCCCGGGCCAGGCCGGGGAGCACCCCACtccgccagcagcagcagcacccttgcctgcacccccagcaccctgcggCCACACGCTGCTGGGCGGCATCCCCTTCCCACGctgccctgcccccccccccccctccagggACCCCCCTAGCACCCGCTCCGTGCCCGgcggggggcatgggggggcacccaggggatCAGGCtgcccccgccgctgccccccctTCCTGCCTGACCTAGATAGAGAATTCCTCCTGCCAGATCCCGGCAGCAGCCGCCCGGGCCTCCTGCCTGCATGAATAAGTGATGGGACGCACATTTATGGCTGCTCTGGCGGggcccccccgtgtcccctgggggtctccccctccccgtcccAAGCCCTGGGGGctttgctgggggggggggggggggtgcatGGGATAGGGGGGAGCATCGGGCCTGGGGGGTGCAGCCCCGCGCAGGAGACCCAGGGCAGGGTGGGTGGgggcaccctgcagccccccaccctgTGCCCCCCCGGGGATGATGCTCGTCCCCACCCTGCCCCTAAATCCTTCATCCTCATTTTTAGGGCGTCCCCACCATCTCGCTGCCTGCACCATCCATGTCCCCGGGATGCCCAGGCCCCGGTGGCCACCCCGTCCctctgtccgtccgtccgtccgtcctgGCCACCAGCACAGGGCCGACCCGTGTCCCCTCCCGGGCCACCGGGgccaaaccaccaccacccctgccGGGACCCCGCCTCGGACACAGTCAGCCGGGGGCCAACACCACGCCGAGACCCCCCCTTGTCCTGCAATTAATGACCTCGTTaggacagacagacggacaaggggggtgcagggctggctgccgctgggcgggggggggggacagtCCCCAAGAACCACTGGCCGCGTccccggccggggggggccgggaggcCGAGCGCGGGCGATCGATGCGAAAGCCTCCCCGTGTCGAAACGGGCGCTGCCGGACTTTGCCCGCGCCCTGCCTGCACCGGAAAGTCCCCGTTGGCGggtgcctgtccctgtccttgtcACCCACCCCCCCGGGAGGTGGCtttgccctgtccctgccaggcTCTGACCTGTGTGCACGCGTACACGTGTGGGGGTGCACGCGTACACCTGCATCCGCGCGTGCACGCACACGTGTCTGCAGGTGCGCGCACGCACCCGTCTGTGCGGGACGGGGCGCGCGTGTGCCTGCACACACGTGTCCATCGGCGTGTGCCCGTGGGCGCAGGCGTGTCCGAGCGTGCGAGGGCATGCGCCTCTCTATCGGTGTCCGTCCCTGCGTCCGTCTGTCCCGGTGTCCGTCCACCTGTGTCTGACTGTCCCACCGCTCGTGTGTCTGTCCCTGCAGGCGTCCCCATGTGTCACCGTGTCCCGATGCCCGTGTCCGGCTGTGTATCCTGGTGTCTGTCAGTCCGTGTGCCTGTCTGTGTGTCCGTCCCTGTGTCCGTGTGTCACCCATGTGTCTGTCCCGGCGTCCCTTTGTCCACGTGCCTCTGCACCCCCATGTCTTTCCCAGTGTCTGTCCCGCTGTCTCTCTGTCTGTCTGAGGGCCTGTCCATGTGTCTGTCCCGGTGTCCCTGggtctgtctgtgtgtctgtcctTGTTTCTGCATGTCTGTCCCAGTGTCCTGGGGTCTGTCCTGGTGTCCGTGTGTCTGTCCCGGTGTCCTGgggtctgtctgtctgtccgtccTTGTGTCCGCGTGTCTGTCCCTGTGTCCAGGGGTCTGTCCTTGTGCTCGCGTGTCTGTCCCCATGCCTTGGGGTCTGTCCTCGTGTCCGTCCTTGTGTCCATGTGTCTGTCCCTGCGTCCCAGGGCCCAGCCTTGTGTCCATCCTTGTGCCTGTGTGTCTGTCCCTGTGTCCAGGGTCCGTCCGTGTGTCCATCCTTGTGCCCGTGTGTCTGTCCCTGTGTCCATGTGTCCATCCGTGTGTCTGTCCTTGAGCCCGTGTGTCTGTCCCTGTGTCCAGGGTCCGTCCGTGTGTCCGTCCTTGTGCCTGTGTTGTCTGTCCCTGTGTCCATGTGTCCGTCCGTGTGTCCGTCCTTGTGCCCGTGTGTCTGTCCCTGTGTCCAGGGTCCGTCCGTGTGTCCGTCCTTGTGCCTGTGTTTTCTGTCCCTGTGTCCAGGGTCCGTCCGTGTGTCCGTCCTTGTGCCCGTGTGTCTGTCCCTGTGTCCAGGGTCCGTCCGTGTGTCCGTCCTTGTGCCCGTGTGTCTGTCCCTGTGTCCAGGGTCCGTCCGTGTGTCCGTCCTTGTGCCTGTGTGTCTGTCCCTGTGTCCAGGGTCCGTCCGTGTGTCCGTCCTTGTGCCCGTGTGTCTGTCCctgtgtccgtgtgtccgtcCGTGTGTCTGTCCTTGTGCCCGTGTTTCCGTCCCTGTGTCCAGGGTCCGTCCGTGTGTCCGTCCTTGTGCCCGTGTGTCTGTCCCTGTGTCCATGTGTCCGTCCGTGTGTCCGTCCTTGTGCCTGTGTTTTCTGTCCctgtgtccgtgtgtccgtcCTTGTGCCCGTGTGTCTGTCCCTGTGTCCAGGGTCCGTCCGTGTGTCCGTCCTTGTGCCTGTGTTGTCTGTCCCTGTGTCCAGGGGTCTGTCCctgtgtccgtgtgtccgtcCCAGTGTCCTGGCGCATGGTCCCACTCtccatccctgtgtccctgccTCTCTCCCGGCAGGTCCCACTGTCCGTCCGTGCGCGCCGCGGGCGGGGACCGGCACCGGGGACCGGGCACCGGGGaccggagcggggcggggcggggccggggatgggcggggcgggggcggggcgggggcggcccgggcagggccgggacccgccgggagccgccggagccgccggagccgccgcccgccATGGAGCCCAACAGCCCCCGCAAGATCCAGTTCACGGTACCGCTGCTGGAGCCGCACCTCGACCCGGAGGCAGCCGAGCAGGTGGGGGGGACACCGGGCACGGGAGGGGGGGTGGTACaccggggggggccgggggggaacGGGGGAGCCGGGTGGTCCTGCCGGGgaccggggaggggggcaccgGGCGGTGCGGGAAGCTGCGGGCACGGGAAGGGCACGGCGAGGGCACCGGCAGCGGGGCACGGCCCGGGGAGGGACCAGCGAGCACCCCCCGGTGCGACCGCCGCGGTGTCGGGGCGGTgacagcacccttgggtgcgGGGAGCCGGGACGCGTGGCGGTGGGTGACACGGGGACGGCTGCGGCGTGGGAGGATGCGCCCGGGCGCTGCCAGGTGGGCGCAGCCCCCCGGTACcggggacagcgtggggacaCCCCCGGTGccaccccccgccgcccccggctGCGCCCCGAACACCTCCGCGGCAGCTcggggccgcccggccccgTGGGCGGGATGGGGTGGCGGTGGGGACCCGGGTGGCGGTGCCAGGGCCATGTGCTGGCTCAGCACACGACGCCGGGGCCATCCCGGGGCCGGTGTAGGGTTacggccccccccggccccccccggggccctcCAGCCCTTGCTCAACCCCTGCTCCCGCTGGAGGGGATCCCAGAATAGCAGCGGGGACGGGATGGCCCGGGGGGGGACGCGGCAGGCCTGCCCGCAGGCagccagggacccccccccgccagcctGACCCCTCTCCCCGACCACCTCGGCCCCCTcccgccgtgcccccccccagccccaggggctgcCGGCGACACGAGGGGTCTTGGGAGGGACCACCCAGCCACGCCACGGTCCCCGTGGTCGGCAGGCGTGGGAAGCTCTGCGGGGGCTCGAGGATGCTGatgaggaggggaggggggggggctcCAGCCGGGGGTCCCagccgtcccccccccccagactgggggtccccagcagcCGGGTGGCTCCTGGCTGAGGAACCCCTGCGTGCCAGCGGTGCGGAGGCGAGCGCGGGCCACCTCCCCGGCGAGCATCTCGCTGTCGCTAAATACGGCCACGCACCATCTGCGGCTGCCGCACGGCTCATTTGCAGCGCGGCCCCCCCAGGAGCGAGGGCgagagccgggggggggggttgccGGGCGGTGGGCACGggacccccggcacccaccTCGGCTGCAGCGAGGAGCAGGGGTGCCCACGTCCCACCTCCCGTCACAGCCGGGTTACGGGGGCCTCAGGCGTGACCCTGCCCTGGGGAgtcccctgcccgtccctgcctcagtttccccacccggaggggctgggagccctGATTCAGCAGCGCTTGGCGGTGCGGCGGGGCCCCGACAGCCACTCCCGCGCGGTGGCAGCAGGTGACGACGCTGATGTCCCCTCGCTGGGTTTACAGCTCCTCATTTTTGGGGTGTCCCTGCAGGGAAAGCCCTGCCGTGGGTTCCCCTCGTCGGGGGCTCACGCTGACAGAGGGCTCGGCCGCGTCAGCCCCTTGCCAGGCTGTGGCACGGCGTCCCCATGTCCTGCAGGGTTGTCCCCAAGCCTGTCCAGCCCCACCCTCCAAAAGGACCTTGTCCCCATGGACATTCTGAGGTCCCCGATGTCTCCGCAGGTCCTGCAGCTCCTTGACCCCCATCTCTGCCAACGGCGCCCGTCTGCCCTGGCTCTCCTGGGTGCCACCCGTGGGTGCCAGGCCTGGCCAAGGGCTTTGTCCTGCATCTCTGCCCAGGTCCCCAGGCCCACCCTGAGCACAGCACGTCCCCAAGGCTGGGGGGGACAGTCCGGGGGCGTTTGCTCCGTCATGCTGAGAGATGAGCTGCACCCATCCCGATTCCCATCCTCAATCCCGTGCCCATCCCAGCTgccccccagggccacccccgccccgggcctGGAGGGAGCAGCCCCCCAGCGATGCTGTGCCCGCCGCAGGCTGCTGGGCCCGGGCTCCTGCCGCTCTCAGCCGTGGCGCTTCTTAATCGATGGTGGAGATTGATCTAAAAATAGCGGCGGCAGGAGAGCGTGGCGCCCCGGCcaagctggggagggagggagggaaggatggggggaggaagggagggagggagggaggaccGGAGCATCCCTCCCCGGGGTGTCGGGGCAGGAGCcgcccggacgcctgggtcccctgccCGGTCCAGAGCGGGAAGGGGAGCGCAGCTCGGGGTGCTCGGCTCCACCTGGGTGACCTTGAGCAGGTGACACCGatgtcccccaccccatccccgtgctggggggcacagccctgccccacggccgggGGATGCTTCGGAGGTGCTAGAGCAGCCCGGGGGTGGCTCTGGCTTCCCCAGGGTCCctcaccaggggctgcagggccggggccggccctggggggagcccagcccaccccagccccatcgCTGGGTGTCGGGGGGTTGGTCCCCAACCCtggagtgggggggggggggggctcgtCAGTGTGTCCCTGGCAGGGAGAGGGCGATTCCCAGTGATTCCCGGCGATTCCCAGCTCCTTCTAATCTCCGTTTAAAATCCAGATCACGGGTTTCTATGGTAACGGGGCCGACACGGAAAAGATgcgccggggggccgggggggtgggctggggctgggggaggtgggaaggtggggagggggcttcCTCCGCCCGCCCAGCCACTCGCCTGCCTCATTAGCATCTCATCAGCATCTCATTAGGCATCCCGCCTCATTAGGGAATCCTCGCTGGGAAATTTGTTTTTCGGAGCAACTCAGTTAGTGGGTCAGCGGGGAAAGGGGGCGAGGGAGCGGCCACGGGGCGCAGTGTCACCGCTGTCACCACTGCCACTGCTGCCACTGGACACGGCCACGCCGTGGCCACCGAATCCTCCAATGGGGCCACGAAACCTCCTTGAAGGCACCGagggggggacgtggggcaggagcagcccggGATGCTCCAGGCGACCTTGGGCAAGGACACTGTGCCCGTGGAGGAAGGGCAGGGCCCCGGCGGTGTCACCGCACCGATGTCCCCGAGCGCTTCCCCGGGCTGGGGTATAATTAGCTCCCAGCTGTCATTAGGGCTGGCCGGGAGTTGTTGATTTAAAAGACACGTGTGTCCGAACACGGGAGCCACTGGGCTCGGGGCCCCGGCTGGCGTCCTCCGTCCCCGTGGGGCCACCACCGCCCCAGGGACGAGGACATCGGGGGGGTCTCAGTGTTGGCGGGACTCCGGGTGGGTGCGATGGGGTTCAGGTCCCAATTCTGGTCCCAATTCTCTCCTGTcgtcgtgtcccccccctcccagATCCGGAGGCGCCGACCGACTCCGGCCAACCTGGTCCTGAGCAGCGACCAGTCATCCCCAGGTGGGTCCTTGCACGTGTCACCCCTGTCACCCTGGGCTCCggcccacccagggacccccctaCAGGGTGCTCAGGGACCCCCCTACACGATGCTCAGGACCACGGCGCGCTGGTCGCAGCAGGACTCACCCTGCaacctggcacagcagcaccccgtgtcccccaccctGGGACTGTCCCCAGGTCCCACCCAGCCCggctcagcccctgccctccccgctcCGGGGCTGCGTTTCCAGGATCCGGCCCCCGGGTCTCACTCAGCCCATCTGTGACactgtgctggggacactggcacGGGGTCACCCTTGCTGGCAGGGGACACCGGCTGTGACATTTAAGAGCTCCTCGGTCGCTGGCCCAACCCGGCATGTGGCCTTTGGGGACGGGGTCTGACCAGGCTGGCGACTGCGTCACggcctccctgccctccccagctgggtgGTTTCATCTGTCCCCTGCTGTGGGGACACCCCGGTGGCTGGGAGACTCTGTCACCAAGTGCCACCTCCAGACCCTGCACCCGCTCGGAGCAGCGGTTCCGGCTGCGAATAAACCAGCTCCATGGGGCTGAGCGtcaccccgggggggggggtcgggaTGTGGCCCGGGGGGGGGTCAGGATGTGGCCCGGgggctgccagcctggccccgACCCCGGCGTGGGGACAGGGCTGAGCCACCGCAGGCCACCCTCCTCTGCCACCCCTCGTGGGACATGGCAGGGGACGGGATGCTGGTTCCCATGGCAAAGCGGAGGGCGATGGCGatgctggggcgggggggggggtgcgcGGGGGGGAGCAGGACTGTCCCGACCTCCTCCACGGCCACGCCAAGCACCCACGGGTGACGGAGTGGGGGTCACGGCAGACCCAGCGGGGCCGGATTCACGTCGGGGGTGCGGGATGGAGCCCAGCACCCCGCGCCCACCGCTGACCTctggctcctcctgcccccccccacgCTGCCCTCCCAGAGATCGACGAGGACCGGCTGCCCAACCCCCTGCTGAAGGTAGGTGCTGCCGCcgtggggggctgcggggaagcccccagccccttggGGTACCCCCAGGGTGCCTCCCGCCCCCCCGCTCACGCACCTCCCCTTCCCTCGCAGTCGGGTCTGGCCATGTCGcccaggcagaggaagaaggttTCCCGCACCACCCCGACCATGAAAGGtatttggggggggacacagggggtgACGGTGTCCCCCCCCGGCGCCGCAGGGGACAGGCGGGTGGGATGCCACCACCTCTGCACTGGCCTTGGGGCCGTGCCCGTGGGCACACGGGGTCTGGGCACGGCGAATGCCACCGGAGGGGACGGGAGGCCACCAAGGCTTGCCGGGTTGCATCTCCCCGGTGTCACTGGGAGCGTGGGGACGGTCACCgctgtcccccacgtcccccccccagcgctgctccctgcctggcagagctgcagatgATGGTGGAGCATCACCTGTGCAAGCAGGCgcagggcgaggaggaggaggaggcggccgccgctgccggccaGGAGCGTGGCCCCGGCCACTGCCACTGCGGTGACACCgagcacagccacagccccgGTGGCACCTGCCCGCTGGCCACGCACGAGGGTGGCCCTGGCCCCGGCGAGCGTGAGTACTGCTCCTTCCCGgccccttaactctgccccgGGAGCCTCCGCGCACCCGGGgccagggggtttgggggtgctgggagggctcGTGGGGTGCGGAGGGGGGGCTGCgctcaccccctgccccacggcgcccG comes from Ciconia boyciana chromosome 27, ASM3463844v1, whole genome shotgun sequence and encodes:
- the PPP1R1A gene encoding protein phosphatase 1 regulatory subunit 1A produces the protein MEPNSPRKIQFTVPLLEPHLDPEAAEQIRRRRPTPANLVLSSDQSSPEIDEDRLPNPLLKSGLAMSPRQRKKVSRTTPTMKELQMMVEHHLCKQAQGEEEEEAAAAAGQERGPGHCHCGDTEHSHSPGGTCPLATHEGGPGPGERTHGDGRQSLAEEGTHIAPKEGASKGAASSQ